From the genome of Methylomonas sp. UP202, one region includes:
- the dbpA gene encoding ATP-dependent RNA helicase DbpA — MNTPEFCSLSLKPALLENIESLGYTRMTAIQAETLPHILENKDVIAQAKTGSGKTAAFGIGLLSRLDSNSFKVQAMVICPTRELADQVCKEIRQLARLTQNIKVLVLCGGAPFTSQRASLEHGAHVVVGTPGRLWEHLQKHSLRLEHLKVLVLDEADRMLDMGFADIITDVISHAPSHRQTLLFSATYSEAVRALSQRFQFRPVSVSVEVSHRDNDIEQRFHRIDKNKRLNALGYMLAYHRPESTVVFCNTKRECQDVADTLAHCGFSVQALHGDLEQKDRDQVLVRFANKSCSILVATDVAARGLDIKDIQAVINYELPFDPEVYVHRIGRTGRAGAKGLALSLVGDAELNRVKAIEDYMNVGARWDEVAPFRLDREERYEPPMVTLWIDGGRKDKMRPGDILGALTGAGGVAGGEVGKIDVFDKQAYVAIKRDRADMALACLRKGKIKGHRFNVRLSQW; from the coding sequence GTGAATACACCTGAATTTTGTTCCCTGTCGTTAAAGCCGGCTCTGCTGGAAAACATCGAATCCCTGGGTTATACCCGCATGACAGCCATCCAGGCCGAAACTCTACCGCATATACTTGAAAACAAGGACGTCATCGCCCAGGCAAAAACAGGTAGCGGCAAGACCGCCGCGTTCGGCATTGGCTTGTTATCGCGACTGGATTCGAACAGTTTTAAAGTCCAGGCAATGGTGATTTGCCCTACGCGCGAGCTAGCCGATCAAGTTTGTAAGGAAATCCGCCAGCTGGCCCGCCTTACCCAAAACATCAAGGTACTCGTATTGTGTGGCGGAGCGCCGTTTACGTCGCAGCGTGCCTCGCTGGAACACGGCGCGCACGTGGTGGTCGGTACGCCGGGCCGCTTGTGGGAACATCTGCAAAAACACAGCTTACGGCTGGAGCACCTGAAAGTGTTGGTGCTGGACGAAGCCGACCGCATGCTGGACATGGGGTTCGCCGATATCATCACCGATGTGATTTCCCACGCGCCTAGCCACCGCCAAACCCTATTGTTTTCGGCAACGTATTCAGAGGCCGTGCGAGCCTTGAGCCAACGCTTTCAGTTCAGACCGGTGTCCGTCAGTGTCGAAGTCAGCCACCGCGACAATGACATCGAACAGCGTTTTCACCGGATCGACAAGAACAAGCGGCTAAATGCCTTGGGTTATATGCTGGCCTATCATCGCCCCGAATCGACGGTGGTGTTTTGCAATACCAAACGCGAGTGCCAGGACGTAGCCGACACCTTGGCTCACTGCGGTTTTTCGGTACAAGCCCTACACGGCGACCTGGAGCAAAAGGATAGAGATCAGGTATTGGTGCGCTTCGCCAACAAAAGTTGCTCGATCTTGGTCGCCACAGACGTGGCGGCCAGGGGCTTGGATATTAAAGACATCCAAGCGGTGATTAATTACGAGCTGCCGTTCGATCCGGAAGTCTACGTGCATCGCATCGGTCGCACCGGCCGGGCCGGCGCCAAGGGGCTGGCGTTGAGTCTGGTCGGCGACGCGGAGTTAAACCGGGTCAAGGCCATCGAAGACTATATGAATGTCGGCGCGCGGTGGGACGAAGTCGCGCCGTTCCGACTCGACCGCGAGGAACGCTACGAGCCGCCGATGGTGACTTTGTGGATAGACGGCGGCCGCAAGGACAAGATGCGGCCCGGCGACATCCTGGGCGCCCTAACCGGCGCCGGCGGCGTAGCCGGCGGCGAAGTCGGCAAAATCGACGTGTTCGATAAGCAGGCTTACGTCGCGATCAAACGCGACCGTGCCGACATGGCATTGGCCTGTTTACGCAAAGGCAAGATCAAGGGCCATCGTTTTAACGTGCGCCTATCGCAATGGTAA